In Perognathus longimembris pacificus isolate PPM17 chromosome 3, ASM2315922v1, whole genome shotgun sequence, a single window of DNA contains:
- the LOC125349731 gene encoding zinc finger protein OZF-like has translation MIKSCKESPEEWLCEVAITKSNPVDERMRLLRSFHLSPKHMPELHWNSRKSLGMRTEAAIAYQNMLLHFEPKEMHAGSRPGVSRNQCGKSFTRKTELSVHQVTHTGEKPYKCNTCGKCFMWKAPLLMHQRTHTGEKRYKCKTCGKSFTQKSCVSVHERIHTGEKPYKCNTCGKSFAAKAKLNIHERTHTGEKPYKCRTCGKSFGHQSGVSVHERTHSEEKPYKCKTCGRSFAWKSYLHFHEKTHTGEKPYNCNTCGKSFAQKSWLSVHERTHTGEKPYKCYTCGRSFAHRSHVKFHERTHTGEKPYKCNTCGKSFARKSYGRDHERIHTGEKPYECTTCGKCFVQKSGLRAHERTHTGEKPYNCNTCGKYFAQKPGLRVHERTHTGENPYNCNTCGKSFATKAALSIHERRHTGEKPYKCTTCGKYYADTSTIRAHKRMHTGEKPYNCNTCGKSFAWKSNLSVHERTHTK, from the coding sequence ATGATTAAGAGTTgcaaggaaagtccagaagaatgGCTGTGTGAAGTAGCAATCACCAAAAGCAACCCTGTGGATGAAAGAATGAGATTATTGAGATCTTTTCATTTGAGCCCTAAACACATGCCAGAGCTGCATTGGAATAGTAGGAAatccttaggaatgaggactgaggcagCCATTGCTTATCAGAATATGCTGCTCCATTTTGAGCCTaaagagatgcatgctggatctAGACCTGGTGTCTCTCgtaaccaatgtgggaagtccttcacCAGGAAAACTGAACTCAGTGTTCATCAGGtaactcatacaggagagaaaccttataaatgtaatacATGTGGAAAGTGTTTCATGTGGAAAGCACCACTACTAATGCATCAGAGAACTCATACAGGAGAAAAACGatataaatgtaagacatgtggaaagtcttttacccagaaatcatgcgtaagtgttcatgagagaatacatacaggagagaaaccttataaatgtaacacatgtggaaagtccttTGCCGCAAAAGCAAAGCTAAatattcatgagagaacacatacaggagagaaaccttataaatgtaggacatgtggaaagtcttttggcCATCAATCAGGtgttagtgttcatgagagaacacattcagaagagaaaccttataaatgtaagacatgtggAAGGTCTTTTGCCTGGAAATCATATCTTCATtttcatgagaaaacacatacaggagagaaaccttataattgtaacacatgtggaaagtcttttgctcAGAAATCATGgcttagtgttcatgagagaacacatacaggagagaaaccttataaatgctACACATGTGGAAGGTCTTTTGCCCACAGATCACACGTTAaatttcatgagagaacacatacaggagaaaaaccttataaatgtaacacatgtggaaagtcttttgcccggAAATCATATGGGAGAGATCATGAGAgaatacatacaggagagaaaccttacgaATGTACCACATGTGGAAAGTGTTTTGTACAGAAATCAGGCCTTcgtgctcatgagagaacacatacaggagagaaaccttataattgtaacacatgtggaaagtatttTGCACAGAAACCAGGCCttcgtgttcatgagagaacacatacaggagagaacccttataattgtaacacatgtggaaagtcttttgccacaAAAGCAGCGCTAAGTATTCATGAGAGaagacatacaggagagaaaccttacaaatgtaCCACATGTGGAAAGTATTATGCAGATACATCAACCATTCGTGCTCATAAGAGAatgcatacaggagagaaaccttataattgtaacacatgtggaaagtcttttgcctggAAATCAAAtcttagtgttcatgagagaacacatacaaagTAG